The following are encoded in a window of Archangium lipolyticum genomic DNA:
- a CDS encoding tetratricopeptide repeat protein, which produces MKECPQETTLSDFLAGLLSEERRSLVLEHVEHCADCQWVLAAGDGARAFASPSAALAGEHAPPLLTPGSTVSRFVVRERIGSGAMGVVYAADDPELGRRVALKVLRPEGHQRQELQQRLLREAQALARLSHPNVVTLYDVGTYGDGIFLAMELVEGTTLAEWMKEPHPWREVLRVFLDAGRGLAAAHAAGLVHRDFKPANALMGKDGRVYVTDFGIARLLHQEDGPSPQASPETPVHPMGQLTRTGFVLGTPAYLAPELLRGQRADARSDEFSFCVALYEALFGMRPFQGETLRELAEAMQQGRVRPPGREVKVPAWVRRAVLRGLRAEPGERFPSMESLLAALDPPRRIFTRVVATAAVAGVLGAIAAYGVTHRREVRCEQEVEKLAVAWSPARRERVRAAFLATGVPYAPPAWERLATALDAYTSQWRTLRTEACVAAGSDTADGASWQTAACLDARLWQLAAVTEVLEKADALTVQNADQLTASLEGLTGCRDAPVLSSRPQPPDNLRPRVEAVRHKLAQARAHLVARRHSEGLAVTSALLEELKGLDYKPLEAEVLLAHGEFLGGANKPKEAEEVLYQALWAAEAGRDDETVARAWLELIWVVGEEMSRPAEAEKLVRHAQAAVERLGRERIPDITTELHQRLASLRELQGNLTQAEEEALQGLEFSRRRNGPDSLRTPNLLHQLGRIRLLQRRFQESLELHLQALEQRKRLLGTDHPDLVVSYNRVAAAAIQVGRRAEAVDLWSKALAIQEASHARETPVLAGILLNLAMVLRVEGRQEEAWSMLERARAIFERTRGPNHYSVVQVLVEQATLSAESGQSDKALALCTEALERLQRSLGPDTPRASMALTMRGRFHLSAGHYPEARRDLLDALKRMEKEQGPEGAGMATVLLPLAELALDTQAPKQALEYCERALKVIEKADGPESMSGASALTCVGKAHLALGAAEKAVPLLERARSIQTRWGEPREPATAASTTFLLARALVETRSAPDRARALALAEEARKWLESVGVRGRPELQKVQDWLRREGKR; this is translated from the coding sequence AGCACGCCCCACCGCTGCTCACCCCAGGGTCCACGGTCTCCCGGTTCGTGGTACGGGAGCGCATCGGCTCTGGGGCCATGGGGGTGGTGTACGCGGCGGATGACCCGGAGCTGGGCCGCCGGGTAGCCCTCAAGGTGTTGCGTCCGGAGGGACACCAGCGGCAGGAGTTGCAGCAGCGGCTGCTGCGCGAGGCGCAGGCGCTGGCCCGGCTCTCCCACCCCAACGTCGTCACCCTCTATGACGTGGGCACCTACGGGGACGGCATCTTCCTGGCCATGGAGCTGGTGGAAGGCACCACGCTGGCGGAGTGGATGAAGGAGCCGCATCCCTGGAGGGAGGTGCTGCGGGTCTTCCTGGATGCCGGGCGGGGACTGGCGGCCGCGCACGCGGCGGGCCTGGTGCACCGCGACTTCAAGCCCGCCAATGCCCTCATGGGGAAGGATGGCCGGGTGTACGTGACGGACTTCGGCATCGCCCGTCTGCTGCACCAGGAGGACGGCCCCTCGCCGCAAGCGAGCCCCGAGACCCCTGTCCATCCGATGGGGCAGCTCACCCGGACAGGTTTCGTCCTGGGCACGCCCGCCTACCTCGCCCCGGAATTGCTACGGGGCCAGCGCGCGGACGCTCGCTCGGACGAGTTCAGCTTCTGCGTGGCGCTCTACGAGGCCCTCTTCGGCATGCGCCCCTTTCAGGGAGAGACCCTGAGGGAGCTGGCCGAGGCCATGCAACAGGGCCGGGTGCGTCCACCCGGGCGCGAGGTGAAGGTACCCGCCTGGGTGCGGCGCGCGGTGCTCCGGGGGCTGCGAGCCGAACCCGGAGAGCGCTTCCCTTCCATGGAGTCCCTGCTGGCGGCCCTCGACCCGCCCCGGCGGATTTTCACCCGGGTGGTGGCCACGGCGGCCGTGGCCGGCGTACTGGGGGCCATCGCTGCCTACGGGGTGACGCATCGGCGCGAGGTGCGGTGCGAGCAGGAGGTGGAGAAGCTCGCGGTTGCTTGGAGCCCCGCGCGGCGAGAGCGGGTTCGTGCGGCCTTCCTCGCCACGGGCGTCCCCTACGCCCCGCCGGCCTGGGAGCGGCTCGCGACGGCGCTGGACGCCTACACCTCCCAATGGAGGACGCTGCGGACCGAGGCCTGCGTGGCCGCGGGCAGCGACACCGCGGACGGCGCCTCCTGGCAGACGGCCGCGTGCCTCGACGCGCGGCTCTGGCAGCTCGCCGCCGTGACCGAGGTCCTGGAGAAGGCGGACGCGCTGACGGTACAGAACGCCGACCAACTGACGGCCTCCCTCGAGGGGCTCACCGGCTGCCGGGACGCGCCCGTGCTCTCCAGCCGCCCGCAGCCGCCCGATAACCTCCGCCCCCGGGTGGAGGCGGTGCGGCACAAGCTGGCACAGGCCCGGGCCCACCTCGTGGCGCGCCGGCACTCCGAGGGCCTCGCGGTGACGTCGGCCCTCCTCGAGGAGCTGAAGGGGCTCGACTACAAGCCGCTGGAGGCGGAGGTGCTCCTGGCTCACGGCGAGTTCCTCGGGGGGGCCAACAAACCGAAGGAGGCGGAGGAGGTCCTCTATCAGGCCCTATGGGCCGCCGAGGCCGGACGTGACGACGAGACCGTGGCGCGTGCCTGGCTGGAGCTCATCTGGGTGGTGGGCGAGGAGATGTCCCGCCCCGCGGAGGCGGAGAAGCTCGTCCGGCACGCCCAGGCCGCCGTCGAGCGGCTGGGACGGGAGCGCATCCCGGACATCACGACGGAGCTGCACCAGCGCCTGGCTTCGCTGCGGGAGCTGCAAGGCAACCTCACCCAGGCGGAGGAAGAGGCACTCCAGGGCCTGGAGTTCTCGCGCAGGAGGAATGGACCGGACAGCCTCCGCACGCCCAACCTCCTCCACCAGCTCGGCAGGATCCGCCTTCTCCAGCGCCGCTTCCAGGAGTCGCTGGAGCTCCACCTCCAGGCTCTCGAGCAGCGCAAGCGCCTGCTGGGCACCGACCACCCGGACCTCGTGGTCTCCTACAACAGGGTCGCCGCGGCCGCCATACAGGTGGGCCGGCGCGCCGAGGCCGTCGACCTCTGGAGCAAGGCCCTGGCCATCCAGGAGGCGTCTCACGCCCGGGAAACCCCCGTCCTCGCGGGTATTCTCCTGAACCTCGCCATGGTCCTGCGCGTCGAAGGCCGGCAGGAGGAAGCGTGGTCCATGCTCGAGCGGGCGCGCGCCATCTTCGAGCGCACCCGTGGACCCAACCACTACTCCGTCGTCCAGGTGCTCGTGGAGCAGGCGACGCTGTCCGCCGAGTCAGGCCAGAGCGACAAGGCGCTCGCCCTCTGCACCGAGGCCCTGGAGCGTCTCCAGCGTTCGCTGGGCCCGGACACACCGCGCGCCTCCATGGCACTGACGATGCGGGGTCGGTTTCACCTGAGCGCGGGCCACTATCCCGAGGCACGGCGCGACCTGCTGGATGCGCTGAAGCGGATGGAGAAGGAGCAAGGCCCGGAGGGGGCGGGCATGGCGACGGTGCTGCTCCCCCTGGCCGAGCTGGCCCTGGACACCCAGGCGCCGAAGCAGGCGCTCGAATATTGCGAGCGTGCACTGAAGGTCATCGAGAAGGCCGATGGCCCGGAATCCATGAGCGGTGCCAGCGCCCTGACCTGTGTCGGGAAGGCGCACCTGGCGCTGGGCGCCGCGGAGAAGGCCGTACCGCTGCTCGAGCGCGCCCGGAGCATCCAGACCCGATGGGGCGAGCCCCGGGAGCCGGCGACCGCCGCGAGTACCACCTTCCTGCTGGCCCGGGCGCTCGTGGAAACGCGCTCCGCCCCGGACCGGGCGCGTGCGCTCGCGCTGGCCGAGGAGGCCCGGAAGTGGCTGGAGTCCGTGGGAGTCCGGGGCCGGCCGGAGCTCCAGAAGGTGCAGGACTGGCTGCGGCGTGAGGGGAAGCGATGA
- a CDS encoding RNA polymerase subunit sigma-70, whose translation MSEERKTGALAALMREHVPPAQRAELEALEGLESLLHKHVEAARTAWPTLSLPAEAFVRHLARHLPAGKASEVLRILHGADLYLACACSTGEPSALRAFEQNILRHIPTRLGALSPSMLEEVLQVLRERLLVGCGEEPPKIASYGGRGPLLTWVGIIAARIAGELVGRNGRELLVTEPPEAFARMLASGNPEHELLREDARQLLVEVLRKAVTALPEHERALLRLHHFHGFTMDRLALMYGDSRSGVARKVAHARELLLERVHAELAPQLKQDHLRMESLLGLVRSQLDISIQRMLG comes from the coding sequence ATGAGCGAGGAACGAAAGACAGGCGCCCTGGCGGCGCTGATGCGGGAGCACGTGCCACCGGCGCAGCGCGCGGAGCTGGAGGCCCTGGAGGGGCTCGAATCGCTGCTGCACAAGCACGTCGAGGCGGCCCGGACCGCGTGGCCCACGTTGTCGCTCCCGGCCGAGGCCTTCGTGCGGCACCTGGCCCGGCACCTGCCCGCGGGAAAGGCCTCGGAGGTGCTGCGCATCCTTCATGGCGCCGACCTGTACCTGGCGTGCGCCTGCTCCACCGGGGAGCCCTCCGCCCTCCGGGCCTTCGAGCAGAACATCCTCCGGCACATCCCCACCCGGCTCGGGGCGTTGTCCCCCAGCATGCTGGAGGAGGTGCTGCAGGTGCTCCGCGAGCGGCTGCTGGTGGGCTGCGGGGAAGAGCCTCCGAAGATCGCGAGCTACGGGGGCCGGGGGCCACTGCTGACCTGGGTGGGCATCATCGCCGCGCGCATCGCCGGCGAGCTGGTGGGCCGCAACGGGCGCGAGCTCCTCGTCACCGAGCCCCCGGAGGCATTCGCGCGGATGCTGGCCTCGGGCAACCCGGAGCACGAGCTGCTCCGCGAGGACGCACGCCAGCTCCTCGTCGAGGTGCTCCGGAAGGCGGTGACGGCGCTCCCCGAGCACGAGCGCGCCCTGCTGCGCCTGCACCACTTCCATGGCTTCACCATGGACCGGCTCGCGCTCATGTACGGCGACTCACGCTCCGGCGTGGCGCGCAAGGTCGCCCATGCCCGCGAGCTGCTGCTCGAGCGCGTCCATGCGGAGCTGGCTCCCCAGCTGAAACAGGACCACCTCAGGATGGAGAGCCTCCTGGGGCTGGTGCGCAGCCAGCTGGATATCAGCATCCAACGGATGCTGGGCTGA
- a CDS encoding ADP-ribosylglycohydrolase family protein has protein sequence MTTPGKPADPTRGERARLSLEGLSVGDAFGERFFVSPSVAQSMVEQRTLPREPWSYTDDTEMALAIVRVLKEHGRIDQDALARLFGQRYRRNPRRGYGATAHDILQKIHLGMPWRTVSSEVFEGSGSMGNGGAMRVAPLGAWFADDLARVVSEARASAEVTHFHPEGQAGAIAIAVAAAWAHRWKETRSPASQLFDTVLDHTPPGETREGLEKARKWPLEATPTSAARALGSGQRVISQDTVPFSVWCAARHLDSYEEALWSTVAGMGDRDTTCAIVGGIVALSAGRESIPRAWLSAREPLDAA, from the coding sequence ATGACGACGCCCGGAAAGCCCGCCGATCCCACGCGCGGGGAGCGCGCCCGCCTCTCGCTCGAAGGACTGTCCGTGGGGGACGCGTTCGGGGAGCGCTTCTTCGTGTCCCCGTCCGTCGCCCAGTCCATGGTGGAGCAGCGGACCCTGCCACGCGAGCCGTGGAGCTACACGGACGACACGGAGATGGCGCTCGCCATCGTGCGGGTGCTCAAGGAGCACGGACGCATCGACCAGGACGCGCTGGCACGGCTGTTCGGCCAGCGCTACCGGAGGAATCCACGCCGGGGCTACGGCGCCACCGCGCACGACATCCTGCAGAAGATCCACCTGGGGATGCCCTGGCGGACGGTCTCCTCCGAGGTCTTCGAGGGCTCGGGCTCCATGGGCAACGGTGGGGCCATGCGCGTGGCACCACTGGGAGCCTGGTTCGCGGATGACCTGGCGCGGGTGGTGTCCGAGGCCCGGGCGTCGGCGGAGGTGACTCACTTCCACCCGGAGGGACAGGCGGGAGCCATCGCCATCGCCGTGGCGGCCGCGTGGGCGCACCGCTGGAAGGAGACACGCTCGCCCGCGAGCCAGCTCTTCGACACCGTCCTCGACCACACGCCCCCGGGAGAAACCCGGGAGGGACTGGAGAAGGCACGCAAGTGGCCGCTCGAGGCGACACCCACGTCCGCGGCCCGGGCGCTGGGCAGCGGCCAGCGCGTCATCTCGCAGGACACCGTACCCTTCTCGGTGTGGTGCGCGGCCCGGCACCTGGACAGTTACGAGGAGGCGCTCTGGAGCACGGTGGCGGGGATGGGGGACCGCGATACCACTTGTGCCATCGTGGGCGGCATCGTCGCGCTGAGCGCGGGGCGTGAGTCCATTCCCCGCGCCTGGCTCTCGGCGCGCGAGCCGCTCGACGCGGCCTGA
- the argS gene encoding arginine--tRNA ligase, producing MRQKVFALIADTLAALKSAGTLKLEQVPGYTVEPPKNPAHGDWAVNVAMLLTKPEGKPPRDIANAIVKGLVDKEGLVAKVEVAGPGFLNFTLKEQVIQQVAREVLSAGETFGRRAPKSTGKRIMVEFVSANPTGPVHIGHARGAFMGDAVARLLESAGHDVTREFYINDYGKQVETLGRTVHKRYRQLFGEQVELAEGEYPAEYVIDIAKTWKAEVGDKYLRAPESEWLPLATAVAIRENMKAIQASLEKANIRHDVFFSEASLHAAGKVKAVAEEYARRGVTYEAAEARRDTEKVRSGESKAAQYTDRQLGGTFLMTSQHGDDEDRIILRRDGTPVYLTADLAYHKEKYDRGFDRIIDVLGADHAGHTPRIKAGMILLGLEPKRLDFLLVQLVRITRGGEEVKVSKRKGTVFELEDLIDEVGPDVCRFLFLMKTANARFDFDLDLVQKQSKDNPVFYFQYGHARCASILKKAAEKGTPFVGVENLTQAQLARLTLPEELVMLKKMSQLPDVVASAAERLEPHHVLYFCQELITDFHSYYTKYKTDPIISGDAEKTQGRLALVAALKQTLRSAFALLGINAPEYMEAPAEEE from the coding sequence ATGCGGCAGAAAGTTTTCGCTCTCATTGCTGACACGCTCGCGGCGCTGAAGTCGGCCGGCACGCTCAAGTTGGAGCAGGTGCCTGGCTACACCGTGGAGCCCCCGAAGAACCCCGCCCACGGTGACTGGGCGGTCAACGTGGCGATGCTGCTCACGAAGCCCGAGGGCAAGCCGCCCCGCGACATCGCCAACGCCATCGTGAAGGGCCTGGTGGACAAGGAGGGGCTGGTCGCCAAGGTGGAGGTGGCGGGTCCGGGCTTCCTGAACTTCACGCTCAAGGAGCAGGTCATCCAGCAGGTGGCGCGCGAGGTGCTGAGCGCCGGGGAGACGTTCGGGCGGCGGGCGCCGAAGTCGACGGGCAAGCGCATCATGGTGGAGTTCGTGTCGGCCAACCCCACGGGCCCGGTGCACATCGGCCACGCGCGCGGGGCGTTCATGGGCGACGCGGTGGCCCGGTTGCTGGAGTCGGCCGGGCATGACGTGACGCGCGAGTTCTACATCAACGACTACGGCAAGCAGGTGGAGACGCTGGGCCGCACGGTACACAAGCGCTACCGGCAGCTCTTCGGCGAGCAGGTGGAGCTGGCCGAGGGCGAGTACCCGGCCGAGTACGTCATCGACATCGCGAAGACGTGGAAGGCGGAGGTGGGCGACAAGTACCTGCGCGCGCCCGAGTCCGAGTGGCTCCCGCTGGCGACCGCGGTGGCCATCCGCGAGAACATGAAGGCCATCCAGGCGTCGCTGGAGAAGGCGAACATCCGGCACGACGTGTTCTTCAGCGAGGCCTCGCTGCACGCGGCGGGCAAGGTGAAGGCGGTGGCCGAGGAGTACGCCAGGCGCGGCGTGACGTACGAGGCCGCGGAGGCCCGGCGCGACACGGAGAAGGTCCGCAGCGGGGAGAGCAAGGCCGCGCAGTACACGGACCGTCAGCTGGGCGGCACGTTCCTGATGACGAGCCAGCACGGGGATGACGAGGACCGCATCATCCTCCGGCGCGACGGGACGCCCGTGTACCTGACGGCGGACCTCGCCTACCACAAGGAGAAGTACGACCGGGGCTTCGACCGCATCATCGACGTGCTCGGGGCGGACCACGCCGGGCACACGCCACGCATCAAGGCGGGGATGATCCTGCTGGGGTTGGAGCCGAAGCGGCTCGACTTCCTGCTGGTGCAGCTCGTGCGCATCACGCGCGGCGGCGAGGAGGTCAAGGTCAGCAAGCGCAAGGGCACGGTGTTCGAGCTCGAGGATCTCATCGACGAGGTGGGCCCGGATGTGTGCCGGTTCCTCTTCCTGATGAAGACGGCGAACGCGCGCTTCGACTTCGATCTGGACCTGGTGCAGAAGCAGTCCAAGGACAACCCTGTCTTCTACTTCCAGTATGGCCACGCGCGGTGCGCGAGCATCCTGAAGAAGGCGGCGGAGAAGGGCACTCCGTTCGTCGGGGTGGAGAACCTCACGCAGGCCCAGCTCGCGCGGCTGACCCTGCCCGAGGAACTGGTGATGCTGAAGAAGATGAGCCAGTTGCCCGACGTGGTGGCGAGCGCGGCGGAGCGGCTCGAGCCGCACCATGTGCTGTACTTCTGCCAGGAGCTGATCACCGACTTCCACAGCTACTACACGAAGTACAAGACGGACCCCATCATCAGCGGGGACGCGGAGAAGACGCAGGGCCGGCTGGCGCTGGTGGCGGCGCTCAAGCAGACACTGCGCAGCGCCTTCGCGCTGCTGGGCATCAACGCCCCCGAGTACATGGAGGCCCCCGCCGAGGAGGAGTGA
- a CDS encoding EamA family transporter, translated as MSEAPAARPPLLLPPIPAVLLAVVSVQGGAAFAKELFPVLGPAGTAGLRIGLSALLLLAVFRPPLARLTGAQWGAVIPYGVVLGAMNLSFYWALQRIPLGLGVTLEFVGPLALAVFGSRRASDFLWVLLAAVGIALITPWRGGVGALDLLGVLLALVAGGFWAAYIVLGGRVSRVFQGAQGVATGMLFAALTVLPFSFAEGLAGRLTPPLFAAGLAVALLSSAVPFTLEMMALRVLPSRTFGILMSLEPAAAALSGLVFLHEQLTVTQWLALVFVSAASAGAALTARRVPPPVEA; from the coding sequence ATGAGTGAAGCACCCGCGGCCCGTCCGCCCTTGCTCCTGCCCCCCATCCCCGCGGTGCTCCTCGCCGTCGTGAGCGTGCAGGGCGGCGCGGCCTTCGCGAAGGAATTGTTCCCGGTGCTCGGCCCGGCGGGCACGGCGGGCTTGCGCATCGGGCTGTCCGCGCTCCTGCTGCTCGCGGTGTTCCGTCCGCCGCTCGCGCGGCTCACAGGCGCCCAGTGGGGCGCGGTCATCCCGTATGGGGTGGTGCTCGGCGCGATGAACCTGAGCTTCTACTGGGCCCTCCAACGCATCCCGCTGGGGCTCGGTGTCACACTGGAGTTCGTGGGGCCCCTCGCACTCGCGGTGTTCGGGTCGCGGCGCGCCTCGGACTTCCTGTGGGTGCTGCTCGCGGCGGTTGGCATCGCCCTCATCACCCCGTGGCGCGGTGGCGTCGGCGCGCTCGACCTGCTCGGCGTGCTGCTGGCGCTCGTCGCGGGTGGATTCTGGGCGGCCTACATCGTGCTCGGTGGGCGCGTGTCCAGGGTGTTCCAGGGAGCCCAGGGCGTCGCGACGGGAATGCTGTTCGCCGCCCTGACGGTGCTGCCCTTCTCGTTCGCGGAAGGACTCGCGGGGCGCCTCACGCCTCCGCTGTTCGCGGCGGGTCTGGCCGTCGCGCTCCTCTCCAGTGCGGTGCCGTTCACGCTGGAGATGATGGCGCTGCGCGTCCTCCCGAGCCGCACCTTTGGCATCCTGATGAGCCTGGAGCCCGCGGCCGCGGCCCTCTCGGGCCTGGTGTTCCTGCACGAGCAGCTCACCGTGACGCAGTGGCTCGCGCTGGTGTTCGTGAGCGCCGCATCCGCGGGCGCTGCCCTCACCGCACGCCGCGTGCCTCCACCAGTAGAGGCATGA
- a CDS encoding ankyrin repeat domain-containing protein, whose translation MTTTQNPTATQALLSLCEDFKRWAGELTPDAVRKLLAEGADVNGRNAQGATPLHLAVRAPYTKAYPRPNLDVVRVLLEAGADPNARTQHGETALLSAFPSGDDADYTPRALELIALLRAAGATVPSDVKDDRSAAFRFNADATLYKELLDAGAPVDARGNEGATPLHRAAAYGYAPITELLLARGAEVNALDGLGRTPLGVALRERVKVWVKANNRTAGFNATIALLERAGAKPHVPYSRSEDPFAPLPVDCAALRAAVPRGHFRFEHEVDSAQEFITRLYSQGDPSRSLALLTALRDVLGVPPLHLRLTGPLKLDKPFFHHGDLEVDGHLDINRPFAVTGNLIVHGVLQDNSNDSNVNVLGDVRCHALYTDGEINIRGDIHARDVVYAYYNDHTLSAATIHARVVIEDDHGVMAKVQAEHHFDMNTYSQGYGEGVGDRLKALFVDEVFEPQEVYEPDEEEEEEEREPARIDESKLFDRLHQGQPVFREQP comes from the coding sequence ATGACGACCACCCAGAATCCGACCGCCACCCAGGCCCTGCTCTCCCTGTGCGAGGACTTCAAGCGCTGGGCCGGGGAGCTCACCCCTGATGCCGTCCGCAAGCTGCTGGCCGAGGGAGCGGACGTGAACGGGCGCAACGCGCAGGGTGCGACGCCGCTGCACCTCGCGGTCCGGGCGCCCTACACGAAGGCCTACCCACGTCCCAACCTCGACGTGGTGCGCGTGCTGCTCGAAGCGGGCGCGGACCCGAATGCGCGGACCCAGCACGGCGAGACGGCGCTGCTCTCCGCCTTCCCGTCCGGTGACGATGCCGACTACACGCCACGAGCCCTGGAGCTCATCGCGCTCCTGCGCGCCGCGGGGGCGACGGTGCCCTCCGACGTGAAGGATGACAGGTCGGCGGCGTTCCGCTTCAACGCCGATGCGACGCTCTACAAGGAGCTGCTCGACGCGGGCGCACCGGTGGACGCGCGCGGTAACGAAGGCGCCACCCCGCTCCACAGGGCCGCCGCATATGGTTACGCGCCCATCACCGAGCTGCTGCTCGCCCGGGGCGCCGAGGTCAATGCGCTCGACGGGCTGGGCCGCACGCCGCTCGGCGTCGCGCTGCGCGAGCGCGTGAAGGTCTGGGTCAAGGCGAACAACCGCACCGCCGGCTTCAACGCCACCATTGCCCTGCTGGAGCGCGCCGGAGCGAAGCCGCACGTCCCCTACTCGCGCAGCGAGGACCCCTTCGCGCCCCTCCCCGTCGACTGCGCCGCGCTGCGCGCCGCCGTCCCGCGGGGCCATTTCCGGTTCGAGCACGAGGTGGACTCCGCGCAGGAGTTCATCACGAGGCTCTACAGCCAGGGTGACCCCTCGAGGTCGCTGGCCCTCCTCACCGCGCTGCGGGACGTGCTCGGCGTGCCGCCTCTGCACCTGCGCCTGACGGGCCCGCTGAAGCTGGACAAGCCCTTCTTCCACCACGGCGACCTGGAGGTGGACGGCCACCTCGACATCAACCGGCCCTTCGCCGTCACGGGCAACCTCATCGTCCACGGCGTGCTGCAGGACAACAGCAACGACTCGAACGTCAACGTCCTGGGGGACGTGCGCTGCCACGCGCTCTACACGGATGGGGAAATCAACATCCGCGGCGACATCCACGCGCGCGACGTCGTCTACGCCTACTACAACGACCACACGCTGTCCGCCGCGACCATCCACGCTCGCGTCGTCATCGAGGACGACCACGGCGTCATGGCGAAGGTGCAGGCCGAGCACCACTTCGACATGAACACGTACAGCCAGGGCTACGGCGAAGGCGTGGGCGACCGGCTGAAGGCGCTGTTCGTCGACGAGGTGTTCGAGCCCCAGGAGGTGTACGAGCCCGACGAGGAAGAGGAGGAGGAAGAGAGAGAGCCGGCCCGCATCGACGAGTCGAAGCTCTTCGACCGCCTCC